A genomic window from Leishmania mexicana MHOM/GT/2001/U1103 complete genome, chromosome 14 includes:
- a CDS encoding putative fatty acid elongase, with protein sequence MVQFLDSFRGDNVCQWMGDHIEVPVLLVTLYVAMVLYIPDAYMKNRKPFDLRQLNMAWNLLLTVFSTCGAYYCLPQLYRTIFVPEFTLHDYINGGNIQWKGGMYNAFCYWDRNIFFDGPVGAFVCLFILSKIPEMLDTAFLVFQKKPVRFLHWFHHVTTMLYCWHAYMYNISGGLVFAGMNYGVHSIMYFYYFICSCGYRKYVRPFAPFITLLQIAQMVVGMFTEVYTLYIFYFTNKRCDSNATNARLGFMMYMSYFILFSKLFYDSYLKSTPPRSAAAKHNDVAAVPNGGTAAMKKAQ encoded by the coding sequence ATGGTGCAGTTTCTCGACTCCTTCAGGGGCGATAATGTCTGCCAGTGGATGGGCGACCACATCGAGGTGCCAGTTCTCCTTGTGACCCTGTAcgtggcgatggtgctgtACATCCCTGACGCGTACATGAAAAACCGCAAGCCCTTCGATCTGCGCCAGCTGAACATGGCGTGGAACCTGCTGCTGACCGTCTTCTCCACCTGCGGCGCTTACTACTGCCTCCCACAGCTGTATCGCACAATCTTTGTGCCGGAGTTCACGCTGCACGACTACATCAACGGTGGCAATATCCAGTGGAAAGGCGGCATGTACAACGCGTTTTGCTACTGGGACAGAAACATCTTCTTCGATGGCCCCGTCGGCGCCTTTGTATGCCTCTTCATCCTCAGCAAGATCCCGGAGATGCTCGACACCGCCTTCCTTGTCTTTCAGAAGAAGCCCGTTCGCTTTCTCCACTGGTTCCACCACGTGACCACAATGCTGTACTGCTGGCATGCGTACATGTACAACATCTCCGGTGGGCTCGTGTTCGCTGGGATGAACTACGGCGTGCACTCCATCATGTACTTCTACTACTTCATCTGCTCCTGCGGGTACCGCAAGTACGTGCGCCCCTTCGCGCCGTTTATCACCCTCCTCCAGATTGCGcagatggtggtggggatgTTCACCGAGGTCTACACACTGTACATCTTCTACTTCACGAACAAGCGCTGTGACTCGAACGCGACGAATGCACGGCTGGGCTTCATGATGTACATGTCCTACTTCATCCTCTTCAGCAAGCTCTTCTACGACAGCTACCTGAAgtccacgccgccgcgctcggcTGCCGCGAAGCATAATGATGTCGCCGCTGTCCCGAACGGCGGGACGGCAGCAATGAAGAAGGCTCAGTAG
- a CDS encoding putative fatty acid elongase, translating into MLDSFHYLDDFRGDAVCAWMRANLEIPSVVTVLYIVMVLYVPRTFMKNRPAYNLRALNLIWNLGLSLFSCSGAYYCLPEVFKSLFVLEFTVRNFSNGGMTILHGNFYEGVCGRNADIFCDGPVGAFVCLFILSKIPEMLDTAFLVFQKKPVIFLHWYHHVTTMLYCWHSYAMKISGGLVFAGMNYGVHSIMYFYFFICSCGYRKYVRPFASLITFLQIAQMVVGMFIEAYTLYHMYVSGKGCQSNATNARVGLMMYTSYFILFSKLFYDSYLSSGKKNGNTEASARTGHKRKRLLCIGQAVATVEGASDDTLTSDAAPIMLAKQVPNVYQVKRRH; encoded by the coding sequence ATGCTCGATTCATTCCATTACCTTGACGACTTCCGTGGCGAtgccgtgtgtgcgtggatgcgCGCGAACCTGGAGATTCCCTCCGTCGTCACGGTGCTCTACATTGTGATGGTGCTGTACGTGCCGCGCACCTTCATGAAGAATCGCCCCGCGTACAACCTTCGCGCTCTGAACCTCATTTGGAATTTGGGTctgtcgctcttctcctGCTCCGGCGCCTATTACTGCCTTCCAGAGGTCTTCAAGTCGCTGTTCGTCTTGGAGTTCACAGTGAGAAACTTCTCAAACGGTGGAATGACCATCCTGCACGGCAACTTCTACGAGGGCGTGTGCGGGCGGAACGCGGACATCTTCTGCGATGGCCCCGTCGGCGCCTTTGTATGCCTCTTCATCCTCAGCAAGATCCCGGAGATGCTCGACACCGCCTTCCTTGTCTTTCAGAAGAAGCCCGTCATCTTCCTTCACTGGTATCACCACGTCACCACAATGCTGTACTGCTGGCACTCGTATGCCATGAAGATCTCCGGTGGGCTCGTGTTCGCTGGGATGAACTACGGCGTGCACTCCATCATGTACTTCTACTTTTTCATCTGCTCCTGCGGGTACCGCAAGTACGTGCGCCCCTTCGCATCCTTGATCACCTTCCTCCAGATTGCGcagatggtggtggggatgTTCATCGAGGCCTACACATTGTACCACATGTATGTATCTGGAAAGGGATGTCAGTCGAACGCGACGAACGCACGCGTCGGGCTGATGATGTACACGTCCTACTTCATCCTCTTCAGCAAGCTCTTCTACGACAGCTACCTAAGCAGTGGCAAGAAAAATGGCAACACGGAGGCCTCGGCGCGTACTGGCCACAAGCGCAAGCGCCTCTTGTGTATTGGGCAAGCTGTGGCCACCGTCGAGGGGGCCTCTGACGACACCTTGACCTCTGATGCCGCGCCCATAATGCTGGCCAAGCAAGTGCCGAATGTATACCAGGTGAAGAGGCGTCACTAA
- a CDS encoding putative fatty acid elongase codes for MESATSSITVTAASLTAWSPSLSNPFMWAHHYITNFKGGKAHQWMCASPHTPLLIVAGYLLLVHAGPHVFPRLLGDKPMPGLVPVVAIWNLFFSIASTIGFCYCAPFLFRVVTMTDRELPGLAPKKDRTTGEWDQHPHVRGGLFTSLCYWNRNIFEDGATAFWVLTFNLSKIFELMDTVFLLLKHKPIPFIHWYHHASVMLFCWHAHVSGISNGLGFAVMNMLVHSIMYFYYFMCACGQRKLVRPFASMVTLLQIAQMFAGMALILYTTRLYVTHPGGCDTSAASLAFGTVMYLSYIILFVKLFRDNYVLKKRDGRERRRDTKVS; via the coding sequence ATGGAGTCAGCTACGTCGAGCATTACGGTGACTGCGGCGTCGCTGACGGCCTGgtcaccctccctctcaaATCCTTTCATGTGGGCCCACCACTACATCACGAACTTCAAGGGCGGCAAGGCACACCAGTGGATGTGCGCATCACCCCACACTCCGCTCCTGATTGTTGCCGGCTATTTGTTGCTTGTGCATGCCGGGCCGCACGTGTTCCCACGCCTGCTCGGGGACAAGCCGATGCCGGGGCTGGTCCCTGTCGTTGCAATTTGGAATTTGTTCTtcagcatcgcctccacgATCGGTTTCTGCTACTGTGCGCCGTTCCTGTTTCGTGTCGTGACCATGACGGACCGCGAACTGCCGGGACTCGCACCGAAGAAGGACCGCACAACGGGCGAGTGGGACCAGCACCCCCACGTGCGTGGGGGTCTGTTCACCTCCCTGTGTTACTGGAACCGCAACATCTTCGAggacggcgccaccgccttctgGGTCCTCACCTTCAACCTGAGCAAGATCTTTGAACTGATGGACACAGTATTCCTGCTGCTCAAGCACAAGCCGATCCCCTTCATTCACTGGTACCACCACGCCTCCGTCATGCTCTTCTGCTGGCACGCGCATGTCTCCGGCATCAGCAACGGACTGGGCTTCGCGGTGATGAACATGTTGGTGCACTCCATCATGTACTTCTACTACTtcatgtgcgcgtgcgggcaGCGTAAGCTGGTGCGCCCCTTCGCGTCGATGGTGACCCTCCTCCAGATTGCGCAGATGTTCGCTGGCATGGCGCTCATCCTGTACACGACGCGGCTGTACGTGACGCACCCCGGAGGCTGCGAcacgagcgcggcgtcgctggcTTTTGGCACGGTCATGTACCTCTCTTACATTATCCTCTTCGTGAAGCTTTTCCGAGACAACTACGTACTGAAGAAACGCGATGGTCGCGAAAGGCGGCGCGATACGAAGGTGAGCTAA